The Yersinia entomophaga nucleotide sequence ATTACCTGTCTAGGTGGTTGAAGCCACTTATTAAGCGCCGGATTTTCGATGAGTCACCGGCATTGGGATAATAAGAAGGAGACGACCCTATGAAACTATGGCAGATAGTTGGCGGCGCAGCATTAACGGTAACCTTGGCGGGTTGCGCGAATCACGGCGCAGAAGTTCCTACCCAGACGGCAGCAAGCGCCGCAGCGACCTCGGCCGCTATCGCGCAGCCATCAGTCAGAGGTACCGTAAATATTCGCGAACGTGTGGCATTGCCACCTGACGCAGTCATTACGGTAACCTTGTCTGATGTTTCTTTGGCCGATGCTCCTTCCAAAGTGATTGCTCAGCGTGCAGTGCAAACCGACGGCAAGCAGGCACCTTTTACTTTCGTGCTGCCGTTTAATCCTGCGGAAATTACGCCTAACGCTCGGATTATCCTTAGCGCGGCGATAACTCAGAATGGCCAGTTATTATTTATCACTGATACCATTCAGGAAGTGATTAACCGTGGTCAGGGGACAAATGCGGATCTGGTATTAGTACCGGTAACCTCCGCGCCAATTCAGACTACACCTTAATCACCTTTGAGAATGACATAAAAGCAGGATGGAATAGATGCCAAGGCGTATTTTCCCATACTGCTTTTATCTTTCTGTTTTAATTTTCCGCTATTACCAACGCCAGGCAAATCGTTTAAGGTCGATATATCCTTGAACTTCAAAAGTGACACCTTCCGCTAGTAAGGCTTTTTGCTGACGCAAATAATCTTCGCCGCTTAGTGAGATTTCACCGTGGCGATTGACGACACGATGCCAGGGTAGGCTAGTGCCTTCCGGCAGGCGTTTCAGTACTCCACCGACCTGTCTGGCTGCCCGTGGCGAGCCGCACAGACGCGCGATGGTGCCATAGGTGGTCACCTGACCATAAGGAATGGCGGATACCACATGAAATACGCGCTGACGGAAACTATCTTCTTCCTGTTCCATACTCTGCGGAGCTCTTTTTAAATGAATGCGAGTGCCTGGAATTATTATCATGCAATATCCCCGGAGCTGCGAGAAACATATTTCTGACGGCCACTAGCCATTTGTTGGGCAAGAAACCACCAGTTGATGCGGGTTGTCTTGCTATTTAGCGGGGTATGGTCAATAATGCCCACCGCTTCGGAGTATCAGGAGCTGTCAATGGAGGCTCTGTTGGTTCTCCCGCAACACTAACTTGTGAACTCGGTCAGGTCCGGAAGGAAGCAGCCGCAGCAGGCGAGGTGTGTGCCGGGATGTAGCTGGCAGGGCCTCCACCAATTCTGGCCTAGCCTAAATCTCTCCTGTTTCTCATATATCGCCATTTACACCCAACGACTTATACCTGACTACTCCTACCTCACTACCCAGATGATTTAATCGCTTTCTTTAGGCTGTTGCAGCGATTTCACCAACGTTTGCTCTCTCCCCGTAGTTATCCTTTTAGCCTGTATCGTTTAACCGAGACAAAGGCACAATATGCTCAATACATTTTGTATTTAGATATCTCTCTTTGTCATCCCCATAGTTTATCAATGGCAAGAATGGATATTTTTAAAAAACTACGGGGAAAAAGCGTTGGGGTGTTTCTTATAAGAATTGAATTTTTAGCCACTAACCATAATACCTAAACCTTGAAGCTAACCATTATTGTTTTGGATAAAAGGCTATTTTTAACTGGATTTGACAAAATTAGATTAAAATATTGGCGTAAAGGGGTGTTGTACCGGGTTACGTAAATAACCGTACAGACAGAAAAGAGTTTTTACATAGTTTATGATAACCGTTAAATCATTACCCCATTGAAGCCGATAGGGTTATCGGCTCAACGTTGTTCGTCTTAACCAGCGCTAAGCGATTTACCTTACATACTTCCAAACACCCATAGGAATCTTATCATACAGTTTATTCATAGTTAGCTCAGCCAGGCGATGATCTGCGGCGGAGTAGAATAATTCCAGTTCGTCATCAGATAGTTCATACGTATTTTTTTCAATAACACGTTCTAAAGTGTCAATTGTTGTGCATTTTCTTAAACGCATCAGATAGTCAGTTTTGGTCATAATGGAAATTCTTCTCAATATATGAATAAAATATGAATAAAGAAATTATAGGGCACTATCCCTTAATTTTTCATCAGGGTACAGACGTATTCCCCTGAGAATAGTCTGAATAATCGGTCTTTTGTTTTCTGCCAGCGACGCAATTCCGGGTCATTAATTCCGTAACTACTAAACAGTGTATAAGTGTCGTCTAGATATTCCTCCACTAACTCGGAGAGGTCCGCTTCTTCCGCGTATTTTATTTTAAAACTCATCACAAATGAAGCTATATGCTCGATCAAATCATTTAACTGTAAATTTATCGCAGAAGTCGGATCGTTTACCCAGCCGTGGTGACTATCGCCTAATGTGGCAATACCTTCATCATACAAATTCTCACATAAGAATTTCAACTGAGCAATATCATGTCGCTTAGGTGAGTACTCATCCATATCATCCCCTCCGTTAACGCTTAATCGGTGCGATAACACATAGTGAGTAGACTGATAATCATTATACGAACAGGTAAACAGCCAGAAAGTAAATAAGTCTGTCGTATACAAATATAAATCATTTTTTCAGTCACTGCTCTATCTTTATTACTTAATCTTACAATTCATCAGCGGTAGAGGGTTTGTCGTAATCTATTATATCAAAGATTATTTTTTCAGGATGTACAATAAATGTTACAGCGTTAGTAATGTAATCTTGGGTGTTGATATCAAGACAGGCGTTAAAAATATACCATTGATAACGGTAAGTCATTGAATAATCGTTAAGCTGAATGTTTTTAATCTCAAGAATTTCTAATGAGCCTGCAGCGTAGCGTGCATCTTCGGAATAATACATTAGCCCAGACGTCAGGTTTTCTTCAATCGTGCTGATATTATCTTTTATTACCTCACTCAGTTGTGAAACAGAGCTGAGGCAGCGGGAGAAGTCTCCTCGGATTTCCTTGTTCATTAATTGTTCGCTTATGGGCTAATTAATTTATTTAATGTATCAAAACTCAAGGGCAGGGAGTGAACCTGCTGATACAGCCTGTTGTCCATGAGATTTAAGTGGTTTTTGAATAATTCGAATAAGTAATATTATTAATCAAATAAACAGCTTAGCAATGTAGTGTAATACGTCAGAAGAGACTTAATATTGTTTAATCTTGACGAGTGAGAGTCATGGCTTCCTAATATTTCCCGATTATTGCACTGTGAGTAGAAGAAAAATTTAAGACTAAATTCATCTGTTGAGCGGTTAATGTGAAGGGAAGCCCATGATGGAGGGACGCAGCCTTACACATGGGCAACTAAAGATCATTCGATATTGCTATCATTACCCTTCCGAATACGAAACAGTATAGCTGGCTAACCCGGTGTCATTTGGTAAAGATAATTTAATTTACTGTTACGAATTATTTTAAATTAAATTAGATGCCATTTACAGTTTAAACCATAATTTTTTGCCTGCTATTGCCATAGGCCTCCCACTCTAGACTCTTCTCCCTGATTCTCCTTTCTCCGCGTTATCTCACTCTTTGTTACCTAAATTATGCATCAATATCATCTTGAGTATTGAATCTGACAACTTGATGTGATGTTATATTGTATCAATAATGACTCACTGATATCTTCCTATGTGCCAATCCCATCACCATAAAGCGTCGCTTTCTGTACCGAATCGAACGCTATTTTCAATTTCTTCATGGCTGCGCGCGTTCGGCATGATAACCGTGCTGATCTTATTGTGGTCAGCCATTTATTGGGCGAATGCACTGCCATGATCACTTTGCAACAGCTACAGGTTGGTTATGGGCAGCAGCCGGTCACCGCTCCTCTTACCGGCTCTTTTGCCCGCGGCTCGCTCACCGCAGTGATTGGCGCAAATGGTGCCGGCAAATCCACCTTACTTAAGACATTGGCCGGATTACAGCCAGCGTTAGGCGGCAAAATAGTCTTTGGCGACAAGAAGATTCCCAGAATGGCTTATTTACCGCAGCAAGCCGAATTGGATCGCCAATTCCCTATTATCGTGTTCGATGTAGTAGCAATGGGATGCTGGCCACAAAGTGGGATGTTTGGTGGCCTGAATCGACAATCGGTACAACGCATCAAGCAGGCTTTGGACACCGTCGGCATGCTGGATATGGCCAGATGTCCGGTTGGGGTGTTATCCGGCGGGCAGTTGCAGCGGGTACTTTTCGCCCGGTTGTTGGTACAGCAGGCTCCTTTATTACTGCTCGATGAGCCTTTTACCGGCATTGATAATCAGACTCTCTGCTTGCTATTAAACGTTATCCAGCAGCTCCATCAGGAAGGGCGAACCATTATTGCCGTTTTGCATGATATGTCGATGGTAGCGCAGCATTTTCCACGAGTATTACAGCTCACCGCTGAATATTGTCGCTGGGATGAATCTAAACGCTTGTTTGCCGAGTGCGCTGAAGCAGGCCGAAACCTTTCCAATCAAAATAATCTGTCTGTGGAAGCCCAGCCATGAATTTGTTTCATCTATTAGCCGACCCTTTTGTCGATTTCGGTTTTATGCGACGAGCGTTGGTGGCTTGTCTGGCTTTGTCTTTGAGCGCCGCGCCGCTTGGCGTTTTTCTATTGCTACGACGAATGAGTCTGGTGGGGGATGCGCTTTCCCACGCGGTATTACCCGGTGCGGCTATTGGCTACCTGATTTCTGGCGTATCGCTGGTTGCGATGGGCATCGGTGGATTTATCGCTGGACTGGCGGTGGCCATGCTATCAGGGCTAGTCAGCCGTAAAACACCGTTAAAAGAGGACGCCAGTTTCGCCGGTTTTTATTTGGGTTCTCTAGCACTTGGCGTCACTTTGGTTTCATTACGCGGCTCCAGCATGGATTTATTGCATGTGTTATTCGGTTCGATTCTGGCTATTGATTCCGCCGCGATGACCATGGTGGGCGCTATCGCGACCCTTTCGCTGTTAGTACTGGCGTTGATTTATCGAGCCCTGGTGATTGAATCATTCGACCCTGTCTTTCTGCGCGTCAGTATGGGGCGTTGGCTGATGGTGGTGCATGGCATTTTTCTTGCTTTGGTCGTGGTCAATCTGGTCGCCGGTTTCCAGATTTTAGGCACCTTGATGTCGGTAGGGTTGATGATGTTACCTGCGGCCAGTGCGCGTTTTTGGGCCAAGGATTTACCTCATACTTTAGCTTTTTCGGTGCTGATCGGCATGATTTCCAGCGTTGTAGGCTTGATTTGGTCTTACTACGCTTCACTGCCCGCCGGGCCGGCTATTGTGCTTAGCGCCAGTATTATTTTCTTTATTTCGATTTTGTTTGGCTCGCGCGGCGGCATTTGGGCCGTGGCGCGGGATTAGAAGTGTGTGCTTTAAAGGAGAATTAAATGAAGCGTTTACCTATCGCGTTGGCGGTCGCTGCCCTGCTGTCCAGCCCGCTGGCTATGGCCAAAACTATCGAAGCCGTCGCCAGTTTTTCTATTCTAGGAGATATTGTGCAGCAAATCGGTGGTGAGCATGTGAAAGTCACCACGCTAGTGGGGCCGGACGGCGATCCGCACAGTTTTTCCCCCTCGCCTAAAGATAGCAAACAGATTTCTCAGGCTGACGTGGTATTTGTCAGCGGGCTGGGTCTGGAAGGTTGGTTGAATCGTCTTATTGCGGCCTCTGGCTATAAAGGGCCGGTGGTGACGCTTTCAGAGGGTATTCATTCACGGAAAATGGAGGAGGAGGGGAAAAAAGTGACCGACCCTCACGCCTGGAACAGTATGCAAAATGGTATTCAATATGCCACGCATGTGATGAATGCTTTAATCGTTGCCGATCCTGAGGACGCGGATTATTACCGTAAACATGGTGCAGAATATATCCAGAAATTGGAAAAACTGGATGCCTATGCTAAAGCCCAGTTTGCCAGTATTCCCGTTGAAAAACGCAAAGTACTGACCAGCCATGATGCTTTTGGTTATTTTGGACAGGAATATGGCGTCACCTTTTTGGCACCCGTTGGTTTTTCCACTGAAGCCGAGGCCAGCGCCAGCGACGTGGCCAATTTGATTAAGCAAATCAAACAGGAAAAGGTAAAAACCTATTTTATTGAGAATCAAACCGATCCGCGTTTAGTGAAGCAGATTGCTGCAGCCAGCGGGGCGGAGGCCGGAGGCGAATTGTTTCCTGAAGCGCTATCTCAGAAAACTGGCCCGGCAGCTACCTATGCGGAAGCGTTCAAACATAATGTCGATACTATCGTCGCCAGTATGAAATAACTATTTTCCCCTGTCTGCAACGGGCAGGGGGGCGACAACACTTCTAAAAGCACGGCATAGTGAGTTTTACGGTAAAGAAAAAGCCCCGTTGGGCAGCAACGAGGCTTTTTATCTACAGGCAACAAGCAAAATACAAGTTGGTAAATCGGACTTAACGTTTCTTTTTAGTTCCTCCCTGAACCGCTTTGAAGCGCGGATTGCTTTTACAAATAACAAAGACTCGTCCGTGGCGACGGACAATCTTGCAGTCTGGATGACGGTTTTTTGCTGAACGTAATGAACTAAGCACTTGCATGATGCATTCCCAGATCAGTTATTTTTTTTGAAAAAATGGCCAAAACGCTGCTGGAAGCGCGCGGTGCTACCTTCTTTGGAGAATTCTTTTTGTTTCCCTGTGTAATAAGGATGGGAAGCGGAAGAGATATCCAAAGTGACGTAAGGATAGGTTTGGCCTTCGAATTCGATCGTGCGTTCGGTGGCTATGGTCGAACCTACGGTGAAGTAAACGTTGGCGCTGGTGTCGTGAAAGACTACGGTGCGATAGGTAGGGTGAATACCGGCTCTCATAATAACCTTCTATGTAATGTTATAATATAACAATAATTATGCGCCGAGAAATAAGCGGTTTCAAGCCAAAAATGCAAACAATGGAAAAATGATGATGGATGAGGCGATCGTCAGACCTGTGCTTAAGAAGGGGATCGATGAAAATTTAGTGAAATGCCAGGCAAGAAAAAGGCCGCTTGCGCGGCCTTTTACAGAGTGTTATCGCAGGTTAAGCATTACTTAACCTGATGATCAACCGAATGACTATGTTCAATATCCTCATTCTTCTTGCTGAAACGGCGGCGAACCACCACGAAGAACACTGGAACAAAGAAGATCGCCAGTACGGTTGCGGTTACCATCCCGCCCATTACGCCAGTACCTACCGCGTTCTGAGCGCCTGAACCTGCACCACTGCTGATAACCAGCGGCATTACCCCGAGGATAAAGGCCAGTGAGGTCATCAGAATCGGACGCAGACGCATACGAACCGCTTCCAACGTAGATTCGATCAGCCCTTTACCTTCTTTCTCCATTAAGTCCTTGGCGAACTCAACGATCAAGATGGCGTTTTTGGCCGACAAGCCTATGGTTGTCAACAGGCCCACCTGGAAGTAAACGTCGTTGTTTAATCCACGCAGAGAAGCGGCGAGTAACGCCCCGACTACGCCCAGCGGAACCACCAGCATAACGGAGAACGGAATTGACCAGCTCTCGTATAGTGCGGCCAGACACAGGAATACCACAATCAGTGAGATGGCATACAGCGCCGGAGCCTGGTTACCAGACAGACGTTCCTGATAGGACATACCGGTCCAGTCATAGCCGATACCGCTTGGCAATTTAGACGCCAGTTGCTCCATCAGATCCATCGCTTCACCGGTACTTTTACCCGGTGCAGCCTGACCCAAAATTTCCATTGATGGCAAACCGTTATAACGTTCCAGACGCGGTGAACCATACTCCCACTTCGCAGTAGAGAAGGTGGCAAACGACACCATTTCACCCGCGTTGTTGCGGACATACCACTTATCGATATCGCTCGGTAACATACGGAACGGCGCATCTGCCTGTACGTAAACTTTCTTCACACGACCGCGGTCGATAAAGTCGTTCACGTAGCTCCCCCCCATGGCGGAACCGAGTGTGGTATTGATGTCGGAAATAGCCACGCCGAGGGCCTGTGCTTTTTCCTGATCAACTTCCACTTTGAACTGAGGTGTATCTTCTAAACCATTTGGACGCATGCCTACCAGCATGTCTGAATGCTGAGCCGCCATACCTAACAGCTGGTTACGTGCCGCAGTCAGTTTTTCATGCCCCAGGTTACCCTGGTCAATCAGTTGGAAGTCAAAGCCGGTCGCAGTACCTAACTCGACAATCGCCGGTAGGTTAAAGGCGAATACCAAACCGTCTTTGATTTGCGAGAAGGCGTGAGATGCGCGGCCAACGATAGCCGGTACCTTATTCTCCTCGCCCTGACGTTCGTCCCAGTTTTTCAGGCTGACGAACGCCAAACCGGTATTTTGCCCCTGTCCGCTGAAACCGAAGCCGTTAACGGTAAAGACCGAGTTAACTACGTCTTTTTCTTTGTCCAGATAGTAATCCGTCACGTGGTCTAGCACTTTCTGGGTACGCTCTTGCGTAGCACCTGCCGGTAGCTGAACCATGGTCAGGAATACGCCCTGATCTTCTTCCGGTAGGAATGATGTTGGCAGGCGCAGGAACAACACGCCCATACCGATAACAATCGCCAGATAGATCACCAGATAACGGCCGGTACTGCGCAGGATATTAGCTACGCTGTCGGTGTAATGGTGGGTGCTCTTTTCGAACATCCGGTTAAACCAACCGAAGAAACCGGTTTTCGGGCCGTGTGAACCTTTAGGAATAGGTTTCAACATAGTGGCGCACAGTGCCGGTGTCAGAATCAACGCCACCAGAACCGACAGCACCATGGCAGAAACGATGGTAATAGAGAACTGACGGTAAATCGCACCGGTAGAACCACCGAAGAAGGCCATCGGGATGAATACCGCAGAAAGCACCATCGCGATCCCCACCAATGCGCCCTGGATCTGCTCCATGGATTTCTTGGTGGCTTCTTTCGGCGGTAGCCCTTCCTCTTGCATCACACGTTCGACGTTCTCTACTACAACGATGGCGTCATCCACCAATAGCCCTATCGCCAACACCATCCCGAACATCGTTAGCGTGTTTATCGAATAGCCAAAGGCGGAAAGAATGGCGAACGTCCCCAACAGCACCACAGGTACGGCGATGGTTGGGATCAGGGTAGCCCGGAAGTTCTGTAGGAACAGATACATAACCAGGAATACCAGAATGATCGCTTCGACCAGCGTTTTCACCACTTCGTTGATGGAAATCTTAACGAATGGCGTGGTGTCGTACGGGTAAACTACTTTTAGACCGGCTGGGAAGAACGGTTGCAGCTTGGCCAGTTCGGCTTTTACTGCCGCCGAAGTGTTCAGGGCGTTAGCCCCGGTAGCCAGTTTGATACCGATACCTGCCGCAGGTTTACCGTTGAAACGAGCGATAACGCTGTAGCTTTCCGCTCCCAATTTGACGATTGCGACGTCTTTCAGGCGAACCTGAGAGCCGTCGGTGTTCACTTTCAGCAAGATCTGGCTGAATTCTTCCGCAGAGGTCAAACGGGTTTGCGCAATAATAGACGAGTTAAGCTGCTGGCCCGGCACTGGCGGTGTACCACCAAGCTGGCCTGCTGCCACCTGATTATTCTGCACTTTAATCGCATTGATAACGTCAACCGGCGTCAGCTTGTAGTTGTTCAGCTTGTGTGGATCCATCCAAATACGCATCGCATATTGGGAACCGAACAGCTGAACGTCACCCACGCCGGAGGTACGGCTGATAGGATCTTTAATGTTCGAACCTACGTAGTCGGCGATATCTTCCTGCTGCATGGTGCCATCTTCGGAAATAAAGCCGGCAACCATTAAGAAGCTGCTGCTGGATTTCTCGACGCTAACGCCTTGCTGTTGTACTTCTTGCGGTAACAGCGGCATGGCCAGTTGCAGTTTGTTCTGCACCTGAACCTGCGCGATATCCGGATCGGTACCTTCGTTAAAGGTCAGAGTGATCTGTACGCTACCGGACGAGTCGCTGCTGGAAGACATATACAGCAAGCCATCGATGCCGTTCATGTTCTGTTCGATAACCTGAGTTACCGTATTCTGAACTGTGGTCGCATCGGCGCCTGGATAGTTGGCAGAGATCGAAATTGCCGGTGGCGCAATGGTCGGATATTGCGCTACGGGCAGTTTCATTATCGCAAGTGCGCCCGCCAACATAATGATAATGGCGATAACCCATGCGAATATGGGGCGATCTATAAAGTACTTAGCCATGAATTACCGGCTCCTTTTAAGACTTCTTCGCTTGTTCAGCCGGTGCTGCTGCCGGTGCGGCGTCAGAGACTTCCTGCGCCTTCACCTGCACGCCCGGTTTGATTTTCTGTAAGCCGGTTACAATCACGCGATCGCCCGGTTTCAAGCCGTCGGTAATCAGCCATTTATCGCCGATTGCCTGAGCCGCAGTTACCGTGCGCAGTTCTACTTTGTCACCTTCGCCCACGACCATCGCGGTGGCTTCACCACGCGGGTTACGGGTAATACCCTGCTGAGGAACCAGCAGCGCATCTGCTCTCACACCTTCATCAAGACGGGCGCGGACGAACATTCCCGGTAACAATGACTCGTTCGGGTTAGGGAAGATGGCACGAATCGTAATGGAACCTGTGGTTTCATCCACGGTTACGCCGGAGAATTCCAGCGTCCCGGTTTCAGAATATTCAGTGCCGTTTTCCAATAACAGGCGCACTTTCGCTTTGCCGTTTTCCTGTTTCATGACGCCGCTGGCCAGTTCTTTCTTCAGGCGCAGGAATTCATCACTGGACTGCGTCACGTCCACATACATTGGATCGAGCTGCTGAACGGTGGTTAATGCGGTGGCCTGAGCGCTGCTAACCAGAGCGCCTTCGGTTACCGAAGATTTACCGGTACGACCTGAAATTGGCGAAGTTACCTTGGTGTAAGCCAGATTAATACGTGCGCTTTCCAGCGCAGCTTTTGCGCTTTGTACTGCCGCATTGGCCTGCATCAGGTTAGAGGTCGCGGTATCGTAATCTTGTTTACTGATGTAGTTGGTGCCTAACAGAGGTTTGTAACGGTTAACGGTCAAACGCGCAATTTCCGCGCTGGCCTGTGCTTTGGCTAAATCGCCTTTGGCGCTGTCATAAGCGGCCTGATAGGTCGCCGGGTCAATTTGATATAGCGATGTTCCGGCGGTAACGTCACTGCCTTCAACATAATTACGTTTAAGAATAATGCCACTAACTTGAGGACGAACCTCAGCAATACGGAAAGCAGACGTCCGCCCCGGAAGCTCAGTAGTAATATTGAGAGGTTGAGCTTTCAATGTCACGATACCAACTTCAGGGGCTTGTTGTGCCTGGGCGCCTTGCGCTGCATCTTTATCATTACATCCTATAAGTACTAAGCTGCCTGAAAGTACCAGAATTGCAGCCAGAGGCATTACCCCTCTGTTTTTGCTCATAGATAAACCTCAAGTGTCCGATTTTTAATTAACCAATGGATCACAAGCTCTAAAACCCATTGCTGCGAAAATGATATGTGCGTGCTATGGTACATACATTCGCAAATGTATGTAAATCACAGCCCCCCGAAAAAACAACGCCATGGCACGAAAAACCAAACAGCAGGCCCTTGAGACCCGGCAACAAATTCTTGATGCCGCCGTGAGAGAATTTTCTGAACATGGTGTTTCAGGAACCTCACTCGCGGATATTGCTGACGCTGCGGGTGTTACCCGTGGTGCTATTTATTGGCATTTCAAAAACAAGGTCGATCTGTTTAATGAAGTCTGGTCGTTATCGGAATTTGACATCGATGAACTCGAACTAGAGTATCAGGCAAAATATCCCGATAATCCACTGCGTATCCTACGAGAAATCCTGATTTATATTCTGGTCGCTACGAAAGAAGACTGCCGACGTCGTGCTTTGATGGAAATTGTGTTCCACAAATGCGAATTTGTCGGGGAGATGACCTCAGTCCATGACGCAAGAAAAGTCCTCTATCTGGCAAGTTATGAGCGAATTGAAGCCGTTTTGCAAGACTGTATCGCAGCAAAACAGCTACCTGCCGATTTGAATACCCGCTGTGCGGCGATCATTATGCGCGCCTATATTACCGGCCTGATGGAAAATTGGTTATTTACCCCAGAATGTTTTGATATCCAACAGGATGCAGCGGTATTAATTGATACCTATCTGGAAATGATTTCACGGTGCCAAACCCTGCGAGGGGAAGGCGCTTCAGCGAAATAAGATTAACGTGA carries:
- a CDS encoding YbaY family lipoprotein — encoded protein: MKLWQIVGGAALTVTLAGCANHGAEVPTQTAASAAATSAAIAQPSVRGTVNIRERVALPPDAVITVTLSDVSLADAPSKVIAQRAVQTDGKQAPFTFVLPFNPAEITPNARIILSAAITQNGQLLFITDTIQEVINRGQGTNADLVLVPVTSAPIQTTP
- a CDS encoding MGMT family protein, whose product is MIIIPGTRIHLKRAPQSMEQEEDSFRQRVFHVVSAIPYGQVTTYGTIARLCGSPRAARQVGGVLKRLPEGTSLPWHRVVNRHGEISLSGEDYLRQQKALLAEGVTFEVQGYIDLKRFAWRW
- a CDS encoding HHA domain-containing protein, which encodes MTKTDYLMRLRKCTTIDTLERVIEKNTYELSDDELELFYSAADHRLAELTMNKLYDKIPMGVWKYVR
- the tomB gene encoding Hha toxicity modulator TomB, giving the protein MDEYSPKRHDIAQLKFLCENLYDEGIATLGDSHHGWVNDPTSAINLQLNDLIEHIASFVMSFKIKYAEEADLSELVEEYLDDTYTLFSSYGINDPELRRWQKTKDRLFRLFSGEYVCTLMKN
- a CDS encoding metal ABC transporter ATP-binding protein codes for the protein MITLQQLQVGYGQQPVTAPLTGSFARGSLTAVIGANGAGKSTLLKTLAGLQPALGGKIVFGDKKIPRMAYLPQQAELDRQFPIIVFDVVAMGCWPQSGMFGGLNRQSVQRIKQALDTVGMLDMARCPVGVLSGGQLQRVLFARLLVQQAPLLLLDEPFTGIDNQTLCLLLNVIQQLHQEGRTIIAVLHDMSMVAQHFPRVLQLTAEYCRWDESKRLFAECAEAGRNLSNQNNLSVEAQP
- a CDS encoding metal ABC transporter permease, which encodes MNLFHLLADPFVDFGFMRRALVACLALSLSAAPLGVFLLLRRMSLVGDALSHAVLPGAAIGYLISGVSLVAMGIGGFIAGLAVAMLSGLVSRKTPLKEDASFAGFYLGSLALGVTLVSLRGSSMDLLHVLFGSILAIDSAAMTMVGAIATLSLLVLALIYRALVIESFDPVFLRVSMGRWLMVVHGIFLALVVVNLVAGFQILGTLMSVGLMMLPAASARFWAKDLPHTLAFSVLIGMISSVVGLIWSYYASLPAGPAIVLSASIIFFISILFGSRGGIWAVARD
- a CDS encoding metal ABC transporter substrate-binding protein, whose product is MKRLPIALAVAALLSSPLAMAKTIEAVASFSILGDIVQQIGGEHVKVTTLVGPDGDPHSFSPSPKDSKQISQADVVFVSGLGLEGWLNRLIAASGYKGPVVTLSEGIHSRKMEEEGKKVTDPHAWNSMQNGIQYATHVMNALIVADPEDADYYRKHGAEYIQKLEKLDAYAKAQFASIPVEKRKVLTSHDAFGYFGQEYGVTFLAPVGFSTEAEASASDVANLIKQIKQEKVKTYFIENQTDPRLVKQIAAASGAEAGGELFPEALSQKTGPAATYAEAFKHNVDTIVASMK
- the ykgO gene encoding type B 50S ribosomal protein L36, whose amino-acid sequence is MQVLSSLRSAKNRHPDCKIVRRHGRVFVICKSNPRFKAVQGGTKKKR
- a CDS encoding type B 50S ribosomal protein L31, with the translated sequence MRAGIHPTYRTVVFHDTSANVYFTVGSTIATERTIEFEGQTYPYVTLDISSASHPYYTGKQKEFSKEGSTARFQQRFGHFFKKNN
- the acrB gene encoding efflux RND transporter permease AcrB — its product is MAKYFIDRPIFAWVIAIIIMLAGALAIMKLPVAQYPTIAPPAISISANYPGADATTVQNTVTQVIEQNMNGIDGLLYMSSSSDSSGSVQITLTFNEGTDPDIAQVQVQNKLQLAMPLLPQEVQQQGVSVEKSSSSFLMVAGFISEDGTMQQEDIADYVGSNIKDPISRTSGVGDVQLFGSQYAMRIWMDPHKLNNYKLTPVDVINAIKVQNNQVAAGQLGGTPPVPGQQLNSSIIAQTRLTSAEEFSQILLKVNTDGSQVRLKDVAIVKLGAESYSVIARFNGKPAAGIGIKLATGANALNTSAAVKAELAKLQPFFPAGLKVVYPYDTTPFVKISINEVVKTLVEAIILVFLVMYLFLQNFRATLIPTIAVPVVLLGTFAILSAFGYSINTLTMFGMVLAIGLLVDDAIVVVENVERVMQEEGLPPKEATKKSMEQIQGALVGIAMVLSAVFIPMAFFGGSTGAIYRQFSITIVSAMVLSVLVALILTPALCATMLKPIPKGSHGPKTGFFGWFNRMFEKSTHHYTDSVANILRSTGRYLVIYLAIVIGMGVLFLRLPTSFLPEEDQGVFLTMVQLPAGATQERTQKVLDHVTDYYLDKEKDVVNSVFTVNGFGFSGQGQNTGLAFVSLKNWDERQGEENKVPAIVGRASHAFSQIKDGLVFAFNLPAIVELGTATGFDFQLIDQGNLGHEKLTAARNQLLGMAAQHSDMLVGMRPNGLEDTPQFKVEVDQEKAQALGVAISDINTTLGSAMGGSYVNDFIDRGRVKKVYVQADAPFRMLPSDIDKWYVRNNAGEMVSFATFSTAKWEYGSPRLERYNGLPSMEILGQAAPGKSTGEAMDLMEQLASKLPSGIGYDWTGMSYQERLSGNQAPALYAISLIVVFLCLAALYESWSIPFSVMLVVPLGVVGALLAASLRGLNNDVYFQVGLLTTIGLSAKNAILIVEFAKDLMEKEGKGLIESTLEAVRMRLRPILMTSLAFILGVMPLVISSGAGSGAQNAVGTGVMGGMVTATVLAIFFVPVFFVVVRRRFSKKNEDIEHSHSVDHQVK
- a CDS encoding efflux RND transporter periplasmic adaptor subunit, which gives rise to MSKNRGVMPLAAILVLSGSLVLIGCNDKDAAQGAQAQQAPEVGIVTLKAQPLNITTELPGRTSAFRIAEVRPQVSGIILKRNYVEGSDVTAGTSLYQIDPATYQAAYDSAKGDLAKAQASAEIARLTVNRYKPLLGTNYISKQDYDTATSNLMQANAAVQSAKAALESARINLAYTKVTSPISGRTGKSSVTEGALVSSAQATALTTVQQLDPMYVDVTQSSDEFLRLKKELASGVMKQENGKAKVRLLLENGTEYSETGTLEFSGVTVDETTGSITIRAIFPNPNESLLPGMFVRARLDEGVRADALLVPQQGITRNPRGEATAMVVGEGDKVELRTVTAAQAIGDKWLITDGLKPGDRVIVTGLQKIKPGVQVKAQEVSDAAPAAAPAEQAKKS